The sequence GGCTATCTCGAACAACTGATCCGCGCGCGCTTGTCCGACACGCTGCAGATCGTGACGCCGCGCGAACCCGAACGTCGCGGTGCGCAGTTGTCGCTCCGCGTGCTGCAAGGGCGTGGCCTGATGGGTCGCGCCGCCGGCCGCGCCTTGTTCGAATTCCTCGCCACGCGCGGCGTGCTCGGCGACTGGCGCGAACCCGACGTCATCCGCATCTCCCCCGCCCCGCTGTACAACACGCGCGCGGACATCCTGCGCTTCGCGAGCGAAGTCGCCGCGTGGCGGGACGGCGCATGAGCGCGCGCCACCTCACCATCGTCGGCGCGGGTCTCGCCGGCGGCTTGCTCGCCACCTTGCTCGCACAGCGCGGTTGGTCGGTCGATGTCTTCGAACGCCGCGGCGATCCGCGCGTGCGCGGCTATGCCGGCGGCCGTTCGATCAACCTCGCGCTCGCCGAGCGCGGCCTGCATGCCTTGCGTGCCGCGGGCGCGGACGGCGCGGTGCTGGACAAGGCCGTGATGATGCGCGGCCGCATGGTGCACGGCGCGGACGGCCAGCAGCAGTTGCTGCGCTACGGACGCGACGACTCCGAAGTCATCTGGTCGGTCAGTCGCGGCGAGCTCAACATCACCTTGCTCGATGCGGCGGAACGCGCGGGTGCGCGACTGCATTTCGATCGTCGCCTGGACTACGTGGACTTCGACGCGCGCCGCGCGGGCTTCGTGGACGACAGCAGTGGCGCACGCACCGAGCACGACTTCACCGCCCTGCTCGGCGCCGACGGCGCGGGTTCGGCCTTGCGCACGGCGATGGCCGCGCACTCCGACCTGGGCGAGCGCACCGAACCGCTCGGCCACGGCTACAAGGAACTCGAGATTCCGCCCGCACCCGATGGTGGCTTTCGCATCGAGCCCAATGCGCTGCACATCTGGCCGCGCGGCCACTACATGTGCATCGCGCTGCCGAACGACGAGCGCACGTTCACCGTCACGCTCTTCCTGCCGACGGCGGGCGACCCGAGCTTCGAAACGATTCGCACCGGCGAGGACGCGCATACGTTCTTCACGCGCGACTTCACCGACGCGGTGCCGCTGATCCCTGACCTCGAACAGGATTTCGAACGCAACCCGATCGGCACGCTGTCCACCCTCTACCTCGAACGCTGGCACCTGGACGATCGCGCCGTGCTGCTCGGTGACGCCGCGCACGCGATGGTGCCCTTCCACGGCCAGGGCATGAACTGCGCCTTCGAAGATTGCGTGGCGCTCGCCGATCATCTCGATCGCACGGAGGATCGCGCGTCGGCCTTCGCTGCCTTCGAACGCGAACGCCTGCCGAACGCGCGCGCCATCCAGGCGATGGCGCTGGAAAACTACCTGGAGATGCGTGCGCGCGTGGACGAGGAAGACTTCCTCCTGCAACGCGCGCTCGAGCGCGAGCTGGCCGAGCGCCATCCGGACCGCTTCGTCCCGCGCTACGCGATGGTCACCTTCCGCCGCCTGCCCTACGCCACCGCCTTCGAGCGCGGCCAGGTGCAACGCGCGCTGCTGGTGGAGGCCACGCGCGGGCGAGGTTCGCTCGACGGCATCGATCGCGCGTGGCTGGACGCCGAGGTCGCGCGCCGCCTCACCCCGCTCCCCGCGGGCCCCTGAGGCGCGCCCGCGTCCATGCCGGCCAGCTTCCTCTTCTACGACCTGGAAACCTTCGGCGCGGATCCGCGCAGGACACGCATCGCGCAGTTCGCCGCGATGCGCACGGACGCCGACCTCAACGTGCTCGACGAGGCGATCAGTGTCTTCGTCAAGCCCGCCGACGACCTGCTGCCCTCGCCCGGCGCCACGCTGGTCACCGGCATCACGCCGCAGCACGCGCTGCGCGAAGGCATGAACGAAGCCAAGGCCTTCTCGCGCATCTTCGAGGAGATGGCGCGGCCGGAGACCTGCACGCTTGGCTACAACTCGCTGCGCTTCGACGACGAGTTCATGCGCTGCGGTTTCTTCCGCAATTTCCACGATCCCTACGAGCGCGAGTGGAAGAACGGCAACTCGCGCTGGGACCTGCTGGACGTGCTGCGCCTGGCGCACGCGCTGCGGCCGGAGGGGATCGAATGGCCGCTGCGCGATGACGGTGTCGCGTCCTTCCGCCTCGAACACCTCGCCGCCGCAAACGGCGTGCGCGAAGGCGATGCGCATGAAGCGCTCTCCGACGTGCGTGCCTTGCTCGGTTTGGCGCGCAAGCTGCGCGCTGCGCAACCGCGCCTGTGGGACTACGCGCTGCGCCTGCGCGACAAGCGTTTCGTTGCGCAGATGCTCGACCCGGTGCGCATGATCCCGGTGCTGCACGTCTCGCAGCGCTATCCCGCGAGCCGCCTGTGCAGCGCGCCCGCGTTGCCGATCGCGCGGCATCCCCGCATCGACAGCCGCATGCTCGTCTTCGACCTGGAGCAGGATCCCGAAGCGCTGCTGACCTTGTCGCCCGAAGCGATCGCCGATCATCTCTACACGCCGACCGCCGACCTGCCCGAAGGCGCGGTGCGCGTCGCGCTGAAGGAGATCCACACCAATCGCTGTCCGTCGATCGTCGCCTGGGATCATCTGCGCGAACCGGACTTCGCACGCCTGGGCATCGATCGCGCCCGCGCCGAAGGCCATGCGCAACGCCTGCGCGATGCGGGCCCTGCACTCGCGGAGAAAGTGCGGCAGGTGTTCGCCGCAACCTCGCGCGACCACGCGCCGAGCGATCCGGATGGTGCCATCTACGACGGCTTCCTCGACGAGGGCGACAAGCGCAAGTTCTCCACCGTGCGTTCGCTCCCCCCGTCGATGCTGGGGACGCACGATTTCGCGTTCCGCGACGCGCGCCTGCCCGAACTGCTGTTCCGCTACCGCGCCCGCAACTGGCCGGACTCGCTCGACGCCGGGGAACGCGCCCGCTGGGACGACTACCGCCGCAGCCGCCTGGCGCGCGATGCCGGCCTGTCGGAATACAGCTTCGACACCTACTTCGCCGAAATCGACGCCCTGCGCGCCGTGCACACAGAGCATGGTGCGAAACTCGCCCTCCTCGATGCGCTGGAGGACTGGGGCCGGCAACGCGCGGCCGAACTGGAATGAGCATGCTGCGATGAGCACGTACTTCACCGACAAGAGCTTCAAGTTCATGCGCAGCCTGGCGCGCCACAACGAGCGCACGTGGTTCAACGACCACAAGGCCGAGTACGACGAACACGTGCGCGCGCCCTTCCAGCGCCTGCTCACCGATCTGCAGCCGATCGTCGCGGAGATCAGCGAGCACTACCGCTCCGATCCGAAGCCCGTCGGCGGTTCGCTGTTCCGCATCCACCGCGACACGCGCTTCGCCAACGACAAGACGCCGTACAAGACCTGGCAGGGCGCGCGCCTGCTGCATGCGCGCGGGCGGCAGCTGGAAGCGCCGTTGTTCTACGTGCAGCTGCAGCCGGGCAACTGCTTCATCGCCGCGGGCCTGTGGCATTCGCCGCCCGAGGTGCAGCGCCGCGTGCGCCAGTTCATCGTCGACAACCCGAGTGGCTGGAAGGCGGCGGCGCATGCGCCGGCGTTCCGCAAGCGTTTCGAACTCGACGACAGCGAGATGCTGGTGCGCGTGCCGAAGGGCTATCCGGACGACTTCCCTTACCTCGACGACCTGCGCCGCCGCAACTTCGTCGCCGAGCGCGCGATCGACGATGCGACCATGACCGGCCCGCGCCTGCGCCAGACCCTCGCCACCGACCTCGCCGCACTCGCGCCCTTCGTCGATTACCTGTGCGCCGCCCTCGACCTGGAGTTCTGACGATGCAGCCGCGCCAGTGGAAGACTTGGATCGCCCTCGTCGTCGTGCTGCTCCTGGCGCTCGGCGCCTACGTCGCCGCCGGTCCCTACATGACCATCCGCGCGATCCGCCATGCCGTGCAGGCGCAGGACACGGGCGAACTCGCCGAACAGGTCGACTTCCCTGCCCTGCGCGCGAGCCTGAAAGCGCAGCTGATCGACGAAATCGTGCGCAACGCGGGGCCCGACGTGCAGGCCAATGCCTTCGGTGCGGTGGCGCTGACGATGGCCACCGGTGTGGTGAACGGCGTCGTCGACGGCATGGTGAACCCGACGGGCTTGTCCGCGGTGATGGAAGGCCGTCGCTTGTGGCGCAACGCGGGCGAGAGCTTCTCGCGCCCACCGGTCGACGCGCAGGGCAATCCGACCCCGCAGGCCACGCCGCCCGAACCGCTGCACGATGCCGTGATGCGTTACGAATCCGCTTCGCGCTTCACCGCGACCATCCATGACGAGCATGGCAAGCCGATCGTGTTCGTGCTGCGTCGTACCGGATTGCGCTGGCGCCTGGCCGACATCCGCCTGCCGCTGCACGACGAACCCGCGCCGCGCTAGAAGTACCAGCGCACTGCCACCTGCACCTGCGTGTCGATCTGCTTCGACGGGAGCCCTGCGAACACGCGCTGCTCCGAGGAACTGTCGATGCGCAGCACCTCACCGATCACGCGCACGTGGTCGCGGGGCCGCCAATTGAGTGCCGCGGTCAGCGCGTTGCCGTGTTCCCTGAGGGAATCGGCGGTCTGGAACAGGTCGATGCGCAGCACGGGCTGCCACGCTTCGAAGGTGCGTGCGAGCAACACGTAGCCCGCGTTGAACTCGGTATCGAATTCCATCCCGCCCGGCGCAATGGTCGTCGTGCCGGACATGGCCTGCGCCGCGACTTCCCATTCGTCGAAGCGATGCGTCAGGCCGCCGCTCCAGAAGCGGGTGTGCCAGCCATATACGTCGCGCCCCGCGTAGTCGGTGTCGAGGCTGGCATCGGTGCGATTGTCGTAATACAGCAGGCGGGCGCGCCCCGCGCTCGATTCGCGCCCGACCGCGACATAGACCCCGAGCGCGTCGTCGATTTCCACGAAGGGCTTGAACAGCATCGGCACCGGCGCGCCCAACATCGCAGCGTAGGCATCGGGCTCGCGCAGCGAGGTCTCCAGGCCCGAGGTGAGATCGCCCATCGCCCAGCCGCGCGAGGAGAGCAACTCGCCCGCCGGATCGTTGCGCGTGAACAACGCCGCCCGGACGTCCCACGTCGCGTTGTCGCCGCGATGTTCGATACGCGCTTCGCCGCCGAACGTGCGCAGCTCCTCGCCGACCCAGCTGTCGATGGCCGAGGGCGTGATCGTCCATGCACTCGTCCAGCCGACGCCGTCGTTTTCCATCGAGATCGGTGCGAAGAACATGCCGGCGGTGAAGGAGGCGCGCCACGGCGTCGTCGACACGGGCCGGTAGCGCACCCAGGCATCGAGCAGATCCACGTTCTGGCGTTGGTCGGGGACGGCCTGCGCGGACGCGGACAGCAGCAGCGTCGGCGTCGCCTGCCAGTCGACGGCGATCGCGGCATTGCCGCCGAGGTCGGAATCGCCATCGCCGAAGCGCGTTTTGCCGAGGCCGCCCTCGCGCCACGCCGTTTCGTCCGCACCGGATGCCGCACGCGCTTCGAGGAATCCACGCACTTCGAACGACTGTGCCTGCGCAGCCACGCTGGCCAGCAGGAGGCAGGCACACGCGAGCGGCGTGCGCATCAAGCGTCCACCCCCGCGGCCACGCGGTGGCTTGTCGCGAAGGCGAGGAAGGCATCGGCCGAGAGCGGACGCGCCACGTGGTACCCCTGCGCGTGGTCGCAGCCCAGTTCGTGCAGGATCTCCATCGCACGCGCATCCTCCACGCCTTCGGCCGTCACGCGATAGCCGAGGTGGTGGCCGAGGTCGATGAGCGAACGCACGATCGCGCGGTCTTCGCGCGAGTCGGCCAGGTGCGCGATGAACGTGCGGTCGATCTTGAGTTCGCGCACCGGCAGGCGCCGCAGGTAGGCGAACGAGGACTGGCCCACGCCGAAGTCGTCGATCGCCAGTTCGATGCCCTGCTCCGCCAGGCGGCGCAGCACCGAGATCGCGGTGTCGGGCTTGCCCATGATCGCGCTCTCGGTGATCTCCAGCACGATGCGCTTGGGCGACACACCATGCGCCGCGAGTTCCCCGGCGACGCGGCGGGGCAGCTCCACGTCGTCGAGGTCGCGCGCGGAGACGTTCATTGCAATGCGCAGGTCCTGCCCCATCGCCTGCCAGCGCGCGGCCTGTTCGATGCCGGCACCGAGCACCCAGCGCGTGAGGCGGCGGATGTTGCCGGTTTCCTCGGCCAGCGCGATGAAGGCTTCGGGCGCGAGCGGGCCGGCGACGGGATGGCGCCAGCGCAGCAGGCCTTCCGCGCCGTCGATGCGACCGCTGGGGAGATGCAGCTTGGGTTGGTAGACGAGTTCCAGGCCACTCGCGTCCGCACCCTTCTCCAGCGCGTGGCGCAGGTCGCCCATCAAGGACAGGCGTTCGGGTCGGTGCGGGTCGGTGGCGGCGTCGTAGACGGCCACCGGTTCTTCGGTGCCGATCGCGCCGATCAACGCGACCTCCGCGCGACGCAACAGCGCACTCGCTTCCGCGCCATGCATCGGCGACAGCGCGATGCCGACGGCGGGTGCGAGGTCGAGCGTGAACTCCGCTTCGCGATACGGCTCCGACAAGGCTTCCACGAAACGCAGCGCCATGCGCACCGCTTCGCTGCGCGTGGCCGAAGGCAGGAACACGGAGAACTCGTCGTCGGTGGCGCGCGCGATGAACCCGTCGCCCGCGATCGGCGCCAGCCGCGCGGCGGCATCGCGCATCAGCCGATCGCTGACCACGTGGCCCATCGTGTTGATGATCTCCGGCAGCCGCGCCAGGCCGATCATCAGCAGCGCGGCGCGCGCGGACGCGTCGACTTCCAATGCCTGCTGCAGCGAGGCCTCGGCCGCCATGCGGTTCGGCAAGCCGGTGACGAGGTCGTGCCCGGCCTGGTGGCGGATGCGCGCTTCGCGTTCGCGCAGCGCATGCACCATGTGGGAGAACGCGCCGGCCAGTTGTCCGATTTCGTCGCGCCGTTCGCGCATCGGGGGCACTGCGTCGTCGCCCTCGGCGATGCGGCGGGCCGCATCGGCGAGCGCTTCCACCGGGCGCGAAACGCTGCGCGCGATGAACCATGCGCCGAACAGGCCCGCGAGCAGGCCGAGTCCGAGCAACGCGGCCCACGCTGCGCCGACGGCGCGATACGGCTGCAAGGCCGCATCCACCGAGTATCCGAGCACCGCCGCGACCGGCGCGCTCTGGCGCGAACGCGAGAGATCGACCGCCTGCGCCACGTATTCGCGACCGTCGACTTCAAGCAACGCGGGTTCCGCGGGCAAGCGCGTGCCGTGTCCCACCGCCAGCGCCGGCGCGAGCTGCACGCGATCGTCCGTCAGCGCCTCGCTCGCGCCCTGCGCGAGGATGCGCCACTGGCCGTCGGCCGACAGCGTGGCAAGTTCGATGCGCTTGGGCAGCGCGGACTGTTCCTGCAAGCGCGTGAGCAGGCGATCGTCGACGGGGATCGCCGCGGCGATGAAGCCGACCAGGTCCGGTGCCGACACCGGCACCACGACCACCCAGAATGCACGGCCATCCCAGGCCGCGATCGCGGAGGCGGGTTGTTCGTAGGCGCGCGCGACCAGGTCGTCGAACGGGAAGGCCGCGCCCGCACGGAAGCGCCCGGCCGTGTCGGCTTCCACCCGCCCGTCGACGTCCACCAGCAACATGCGCGTGGCCCCGACACGGCGGCCGTGGTTGCGAAGCGCGGACAACAAGGTGGCCTGGTCGTGTTGCGCGATGGCCGAACGCAACGCGTAGTCGAGCGCCAGCACCTGCACGCTTCCGGCCACGCGCGTGGACAAATCGTCGAGCTGGCGCGCGAACCCGCGCACCGCCACGTCCAGTTGCCGTTGCCCTTCGCCGATCAGTGCATGCCGCGTCACGCGATACACCATCACCGCCGTCAGCCCCTGCACCAGCACCAGGGCGGCGACGAAGAAGGAGGCGAGGCGGAGGCGGAAATTCATGCGGGCATCAGTAGTGCGTGTGCTCGCGATCGAACTGCTGGCGCGGATCGGGCCGCAGTGTGATCGGGAAGGCGAGCGTCTTCGACTCGCCCGCTGCAATCACCAGGGCCCGTTCGCGCAGGTCGGGCCGACCGGGCGGCAAGCGCGGTTGCCACACGCGCACGTCGTAACGGCCCGGCGGCAGCGCATCGAAGGACACGCGGCCGCGCGCATCGGTGCGCGCGTAGTACGGCGCATCGGTGATGTAGAGATAACTGATCATGCCGTCGTGGATGTTGCAGCCCACCGCGACGACGCCGGTCTTGTCGAGCACCAGCGGCGCCGCGCTTTCGCCGGGCGCGACGACGAACTCGAAGGCCTTCGCCGGCGAGAACGAATACACGTGGTGGCGCGTGCTGTCGCTATTGCGGAACACGACGCTGTCGCCGGGGCGGAACACCTCGACGTAGGGCATGAAGGTGAGTTGCTTCTGGTCGATCGTGCGCGACGTACTGCGCAGGTTCGCTGCACCGCTCCACGGCGCAGGCGGCACGACGGTGACGACCGCGTCGGCGACCGGTTGCCCGTTCTGGTCGGTGACTTGCACCAGCAGGCTCGCGCCCGCCGCGAAGGACGGGAGCGACAGCAGGCAAGCCACGACCACCCCCCAGCCCAAGTGCCGCATGCCTCTCCCCCGATTGGCGTGCAGTGGGTATCCCGCGCCGAGCGTAGCACCCCCGCAGGCCGGCGGCGCAAGGCCCCGGGCCGACCCGGCAACGCGGGGCCCGGCCTCAGGCTTCGTTGGACACGCCGTGCGGCACGTGCCCGGCGGCGACGTGGCGGCGGGCGGAATCGATGTTGCGCGAGGAGTCGTCGAAGAAGATGTCGGCGCCGAAGGTTTCCAGGAACGGGCCCTTGTCGCGGCCGCCGAGGAAGAGCGCCTCGTCCAGGCGCACGTCCCATTCGCGCAGCGTGCGGATGACGCGCTCGTGCGCCGGCGCGCTGCGCGCGGTGACCAGCGCGGTGCGGATCGGCGCGTTCTCGCCCACGGGGAACGCGGCCTGCAGGCGATGCAAGGCATCGAGGAAACCGCGGAACGGGCCGCCCGAGAGCGGTTCGCGCGCGCGCGTGGTCTCGTGGTCGTGGAAGGCAGCCAGGCCCTGCTCCTGCGACACGCGCTCGGATTCGTCGCCGAAGATCACGGCGTCGCCGTCGAAGGCGATGCGCAACTGATCGTGCGAGGTCTGCGCGGCACGCGCAGGCAGGATCGTCGCCGCAGCCACGCCGTGTTCGAGCGCGCGCCGCACCGATTCGGGGTTCGCCGACAGGAACAGGTGCGCGCCGAAGGGCCGGATGTAGGGCCAGGTCGGCGCGCCCGAGGTGAAGGTCGCGCGCGAGATCGCCAGCTGGTGGTGGTGGATCGAGTTGAAGATGCGCAGCCCGGTGTCGGACGAATTGCGCGACAGCAGGATGACTTCCACGCGCGGCGCATCGGCCGGCGTGCCCACGTTCAATGCGAGCAGCTTGCGTACCAGCGGGAAGGCGATGCCCGGCGCGAGCGGCGCATCTTCGTGCGCGCGCTGGTGCGCCTGGTAGGCCTCCACGCCTTCGCGTTCGTACAGCGCGTGGCTGTGCTCGAGGTCGAACAGCGCACGCGAGGTGATCGCGACGGTCAGCGGCGGTGCGGGAGCGTCGGCTTCGTCCATGTCACACCATGAACTGTTCGCTGAGCATGCGCTCTTCGAGGTTGTGTTCCGGATCGAACAGCAAGGTCACGGTGCGTTCGCTCGACTCGCGGATGGTCACTTCGACGACATCGCGCACTTCATGCGAATCGGCGGTCACGCTCACCGGTCGCTTGTAGGGATCGAGCACGCGCACGCGCACCTCGGTGTCCGCCCTGAGCAGCGCGCCGCGCCAGCGCCGCGGACGGAAGGGAGCCAGCGGGGTGAGCGCGATGATGCGCGAGCCGAGCGGCAGGATCG comes from Lysobacter sp. KIS68-7 and encodes:
- a CDS encoding NAD(P)/FAD-dependent oxidoreductase translates to MSARHLTIVGAGLAGGLLATLLAQRGWSVDVFERRGDPRVRGYAGGRSINLALAERGLHALRAAGADGAVLDKAVMMRGRMVHGADGQQQLLRYGRDDSEVIWSVSRGELNITLLDAAERAGARLHFDRRLDYVDFDARRAGFVDDSSGARTEHDFTALLGADGAGSALRTAMAAHSDLGERTEPLGHGYKELEIPPAPDGGFRIEPNALHIWPRGHYMCIALPNDERTFTVTLFLPTAGDPSFETIRTGEDAHTFFTRDFTDAVPLIPDLEQDFERNPIGTLSTLYLERWHLDDRAVLLGDAAHAMVPFHGQGMNCAFEDCVALADHLDRTEDRASAFAAFERERLPNARAIQAMALENYLEMRARVDEEDFLLQRALERELAERHPDRFVPRYAMVTFRRLPYATAFERGQVQRALLVEATRGRGSLDGIDRAWLDAEVARRLTPLPAGP
- the sbcB gene encoding exodeoxyribonuclease I, which gives rise to MPASFLFYDLETFGADPRRTRIAQFAAMRTDADLNVLDEAISVFVKPADDLLPSPGATLVTGITPQHALREGMNEAKAFSRIFEEMARPETCTLGYNSLRFDDEFMRCGFFRNFHDPYEREWKNGNSRWDLLDVLRLAHALRPEGIEWPLRDDGVASFRLEHLAAANGVREGDAHEALSDVRALLGLARKLRAAQPRLWDYALRLRDKRFVAQMLDPVRMIPVLHVSQRYPASRLCSAPALPIARHPRIDSRMLVFDLEQDPEALLTLSPEAIADHLYTPTADLPEGAVRVALKEIHTNRCPSIVAWDHLREPDFARLGIDRARAEGHAQRLRDAGPALAEKVRQVFAATSRDHAPSDPDGAIYDGFLDEGDKRKFSTVRSLPPSMLGTHDFAFRDARLPELLFRYRARNWPDSLDAGERARWDDYRRSRLARDAGLSEYSFDTYFAEIDALRAVHTEHGAKLALLDALEDWGRQRAAELE
- a CDS encoding DUF2461 domain-containing protein, with protein sequence MSTYFTDKSFKFMRSLARHNERTWFNDHKAEYDEHVRAPFQRLLTDLQPIVAEISEHYRSDPKPVGGSLFRIHRDTRFANDKTPYKTWQGARLLHARGRQLEAPLFYVQLQPGNCFIAAGLWHSPPEVQRRVRQFIVDNPSGWKAAAHAPAFRKRFELDDSEMLVRVPKGYPDDFPYLDDLRRRNFVAERAIDDATMTGPRLRQTLATDLAALAPFVDYLCAALDLEF
- a CDS encoding DUF2939 domain-containing protein; translated protein: MQPRQWKTWIALVVVLLLALGAYVAAGPYMTIRAIRHAVQAQDTGELAEQVDFPALRASLKAQLIDEIVRNAGPDVQANAFGAVALTMATGVVNGVVDGMVNPTGLSAVMEGRRLWRNAGESFSRPPVDAQGNPTPQATPPEPLHDAVMRYESASRFTATIHDEHGKPIVFVLRRTGLRWRLADIRLPLHDEPAPR
- a CDS encoding EAL domain-containing protein; translation: MNFRLRLASFFVAALVLVQGLTAVMVYRVTRHALIGEGQRQLDVAVRGFARQLDDLSTRVAGSVQVLALDYALRSAIAQHDQATLLSALRNHGRRVGATRMLLVDVDGRVEADTAGRFRAGAAFPFDDLVARAYEQPASAIAAWDGRAFWVVVVPVSAPDLVGFIAAAIPVDDRLLTRLQEQSALPKRIELATLSADGQWRILAQGASEALTDDRVQLAPALAVGHGTRLPAEPALLEVDGREYVAQAVDLSRSRQSAPVAAVLGYSVDAALQPYRAVGAAWAALLGLGLLAGLFGAWFIARSVSRPVEALADAARRIAEGDDAVPPMRERRDEIGQLAGAFSHMVHALREREARIRHQAGHDLVTGLPNRMAAEASLQQALEVDASARAALLMIGLARLPEIINTMGHVVSDRLMRDAAARLAPIAGDGFIARATDDEFSVFLPSATRSEAVRMALRFVEALSEPYREAEFTLDLAPAVGIALSPMHGAEASALLRRAEVALIGAIGTEEPVAVYDAATDPHRPERLSLMGDLRHALEKGADASGLELVYQPKLHLPSGRIDGAEGLLRWRHPVAGPLAPEAFIALAEETGNIRRLTRWVLGAGIEQAARWQAMGQDLRIAMNVSARDLDDVELPRRVAGELAAHGVSPKRIVLEITESAIMGKPDTAISVLRRLAEQGIELAIDDFGVGQSSFAYLRRLPVRELKIDRTFIAHLADSREDRAIVRSLIDLGHHLGYRVTAEGVEDARAMEILHELGCDHAQGYHVARPLSADAFLAFATSHRVAAGVDA
- a CDS encoding carboxypeptidase regulatory-like domain-containing protein; translated protein: MRHLGWGVVVACLLSLPSFAAGASLLVQVTDQNGQPVADAVVTVVPPAPWSGAANLRSTSRTIDQKQLTFMPYVEVFRPGDSVVFRNSDSTRHHVYSFSPAKAFEFVVAPGESAAPLVLDKTGVVAVGCNIHDGMISYLYITDAPYYARTDARGRVSFDALPPGRYDVRVWQPRLPPGRPDLRERALVIAAGESKTLAFPITLRPDPRQQFDREHTHY
- a CDS encoding 5'-nucleotidase, producing the protein MDEADAPAPPLTVAITSRALFDLEHSHALYEREGVEAYQAHQRAHEDAPLAPGIAFPLVRKLLALNVGTPADAPRVEVILLSRNSSDTGLRIFNSIHHHQLAISRATFTSGAPTWPYIRPFGAHLFLSANPESVRRALEHGVAAATILPARAAQTSHDQLRIAFDGDAVIFGDESERVSQEQGLAAFHDHETTRAREPLSGGPFRGFLDALHRLQAAFPVGENAPIRTALVTARSAPAHERVIRTLREWDVRLDEALFLGGRDKGPFLETFGADIFFDDSSRNIDSARRHVAAGHVPHGVSNEA